Proteins encoded by one window of Arachis hypogaea cultivar Tifrunner chromosome 1, arahy.Tifrunner.gnm2.J5K5, whole genome shotgun sequence:
- the LOC112705163 gene encoding UDP-glucose flavonoid 3-O-glucosyltransferase 7-like produces the protein MGSVNFINEERPLKIYFIPYLASGHLIPQSDIARLFASRGHHVTVLTTPSNAQLFLKSNPYRHHNYRVQTVQFPSDQVGLPAGIENLTGITTVDDSYKLYSGTMLLQEPLTNFIEQDPPDCIVGDFLYPWLHDLAIKLRIPRFAFNGFSLFTICAMESLRLHRMQPTGPYLIPDLPHKINMNAVPPKFPKDFLEVLLETEAKSDGLLVNNFLELDGEEYVQYYKKITGHKAWHLGPACLVRRTSEEKAERGPEKSVLNVEDCLSWLDSRGANSVVYVSFGTVCHFPDNQLYEIACGVEASGCEFIWVVPEKKGKESESEEEKEKWLPKGFEERNKTKGIIIRGWAPQVLILGHSAVGAMLTHCGWNSTSEAVSAGVPMITWPLHSDQFYNEKLISEVRGIGVEIGADEWGVYCYGQKEKVVGRLEIEKGVRRLMDGGDEAEEIRRRVQEFKKKAREAVQEGGSSYNNLTSLIHEIKRLRDSKLHEFE, from the coding sequence ATGGGGTCCGTTAACTTTATTAACGAAGAACGGCCACTCAAAATTTACTTCATTCCATACCTAGCATCTGGCCACCTGATCCCTCAATCCGACATAGCAAGATTATTCGCCTCACGTGGCCACCACGTGACAGTTCTCACCACTCCCTCCAACGCCCAACTCTTCCTCAAATCAAATCCCTACCGCCACCATAACTACCGGGTTCAAACCGTTCAATTCCCCTCCGATCAAGTAGGCCTTCCCGCAGGCATCGAAAACCTCACCGGCATCACAACCGTAGACGACTCCTACAAACTCTATTCTGGAACCATGCTTCTCCAAGAACCCCTCACCAACTTCATCGAGCAGGACCCGCCAGACTGCATCGTGGGCGATTTTCTATACCCGTGGCTCCATGACCTCGCCATCAAGCTCAGAATCCCGAGGTTCGCCTTCAACGGTTTCTCTCTCTTCACCATCTGCGCCATGGAGTCCCTCAGATTACACCGTATGCAACCTACCGGCCCTTACCTCATTCCAGATCTTCCTCACAAAATCAACATGAACGCGGTACCGCCCAAGTTTCCCAAAGATTTCCTCGAAGTCCTGTTGGAGACGGAGGCTAAAAGCGATGGACTTCTTGTCAACAACTTCTTAGAGCTTGACGGAGAAGAGTACGTCCAATACTACAAGAAAATCACAGGTCACAAAGCTTGGCATCTTGGTCCTGCATGTCTTGTTCGCAGAACCTCTGAGGAGAAAGCAGAGAGGGGCCCTGAAAAGAGCGTGTTGAATGTTGAAGACTGTCTGAGTTGGCTCGACTCGAGAGGAGCCAACTCAGTAGTCTACGTCAGCTTTGGAACCGTTTGCCATTTTCCGGATAATCAACTCTACGAGATAGCATGCGGCGTGGAAGCGTCAGGTTGCGAGTTCATATGGGTGGTGCCGGAGAAGAAGGGGAAGGAGAGTGAGAgcgaggaggagaaggagaagtggCTGCCGAAGGGGTTCGAAGAGAGGAACAAGACGAAGGGTATAATTATAAGAGGGTGGGCCCCGCAGGTGTTGATATTGGGGCACTCCGCCGTGGGTGCCATGCTAACGCACTGTGGGTGGAACTCGACGTCAGAGGCTGTAAGCGCAGGGGTTCCAATGATAACATGGCCGTTGCACAGTGATCAGTTCTACAATGAGAAGCTGATAAGTGAAGTACGAGGAATTGGGGTGGAGATTGGTGCAGATGAGTGGGGCGTTTATTGTTACGGTCAGAAGGAGAAGGTAGTAGGGAGACTAGAAATAGAGAAGGGTGTGCGGAGGTTGATGGACGGTGGAGATGAAGCCGAGGAAATCAGACGGCGTGTTCAAGAGTTCAAGAAGAAAGCTAGAGAAGCTGTCCAGGAAGGTGGGTCATCTTACAATAATTTAACGTCTCTTATTCATGAAATAAAAAGGCTAAGAGACTCTAAGCTACACGAATTTGAGTAA
- the LOC112762495 gene encoding uncharacterized protein, translating into MQELHHRMQNLERQLADQEHRQQISDPDYSQSPKSQGRTSYRSSRSRRTSVPRSGSSRENIEHPRRRNNIIIYARGKRAGVMRRERENREERSRGTRRPIIMGATPFHRSILEVRLPKHFDKPTDMRYDRTQDPQEHLTDFEARMNLEGVGDEVRSHTFPVTLAGPAIRWFNSLPQGSVASFSDISRAFLAQFTTRIVKAKHPINLLDVTQKANETTRKYLDRFNDECLEIEGLTDSMASLYLTNGLLNEDFRKHLTTKPVWTMQEIQTVAREYINDEEVSRVVAANKQQPSYTQPRQHGNGERQKEHAKDDGPSKTHRPFPCVGKFTNYTPLTLPIIDVYQQIAEKKILSKPRPLKDWTGGNKSLYCDYHKGYGHKTQDCFDLKDALEQAIRDGKLVEFSHLIKESRRRGRDQDGEDKSRTAKRRQEPRDGDHGLTIVNVVTARNTAPRSRSAYRKEAKVLAISSSSSSQSSKRAPSISFGQEDRWFDEILENPPMVITTRDADLTTHQHGVVGLDDHFIKPDRIISLPVSIGREQGRRSVMAEFVVLRDSTAYNIILGRKTINDVGAIISTKLLVMKFVTDNGSVRSIKGELETMVACDNASLSLRKKSKEVSGVFLADLDARVDDNPR; encoded by the exons ATGCAGGAGCTACACCACAGGATGCAGAACCTGGAGCGTCAACTAGCAGATCAGGAGCATCGTCAGCAGATCTCCGACCCCGACTACTCTCAGTCTCCCAAGAGTCAGGGAAGAACCTCCTACCGAAGTAGTCGGTCCCGACGTACTTCCGTCCCGAGATCAGGGAGTAGCCGGGAGAACATTGAACACCCCAGGAGGCGAAACAACATAATCATTTATGCCCGGGGCAAACGGGCGGGCGTCATGAGACGAGAGCGCGAAAACAGAGAAGAGAGGTCTCGGGGAACACGGCGACCCATCATTATGGGCGCCACCCCATTCCACCGTTCTATCCTCGAGGTCCGGTTGCCAAAACACTTtgacaaaccaacggacatgaggtatgacAGGACACAAGACCCGCAGGAGCACCTCACGGACTTTGAGGCCCGAATGAATCTCGAGGGAGTGGGAGACGAAGTAAGGAGCCACACTTTCCCGGTCACCCTGGCAGGCCCTGCGATACGGTGGTTCAATAGCCTCCCGCAGGGCTCCGTGGCCAGTTTCTCGGACATCAGCCGCGCTTTCTTAGCCCAATTTACCACCAGAATTGTGAAGGCCAAACACCCGATCAATCTACTCGACGTCACTCAGAAAGCCAACGAGACGACCCGAAAGTACCTAGATCGCTTCAATGATGAATGCTTGGAAATAGAGGGGTTAACAGATTCGATGGCGAGTCTCTACCTGACGAACGGACTTCTTAACGAGGACTTCAGAAAGCATCTCACCACGAAGCCGGTCTGGACGATGCAAGAGATCCAAACGGTAGCCCGTGAATACATTAATGATGAGGAAGTCAGCCGAGTGGTGGCTGCCAACAAGCAGCAGCCCTCCTATACTCAGCCCAGGCAACATGGCAACGGAGAAAGACAGAAGGAGCACGCCAAAGACGACGGCCCAAGCAAGACACATAGACCGTTTCCTTGTGTGGGAAAGTTCACCAACTACACTCCCCTCACTCTCCCCATCATAGATGTCTACCAACAGATAGCTGAGAAGAAAATCTTGTCGAAGCCCCGTCCACTGAAGGACTGGACTGGCGGTAACAAGAGCCTTTACTGCGATTACCATAAGGGCTACGGACACAAAACGCAAGACTGTTTCGACCTAAAAGACGCGCTGGAACAAGCAATTAGGGATGGGAAACTAGTTGAATTCTCTCACCTCATCAAGGAATCGAGGAGACGGGGTCGCGACCAAGATGGGGAAGACAAGTCCCGAACGGCAAAGCGACGGCAAGAGCCAAGGGACGGGGACCACGGTCTTACCATAGTGAATGTAGTGACCGCGAGGAACACAGCCCCAAGATCGAGATCAGCATACAGAAAAGAAGCCAAAGTCTTGgcgatttcctcctcctcctcttcacaAAGCTCCAAGAGGGCCCCATCCATTTCTTTCGGCCAGGAAGACCGATGGTTCGACGAGATCTTGGAAAAccctcccatggtcatcacgaccagg GACGCCGACCTGACGACTCACCAGCACGGTGTCGTAGGGCTAGACGATCACTTCATCAAGCCTGACAGGATAATTTCCCTGCCGGTCTCCATTGGAAGAGAACAGGGACGGAGATCAGTCATGGCCGAGTTCGTAGTTCTGCGAGACTCCACGGCCTATAACATCATATTAGGGAGAAAGACCATCAACGATGTCGGAGCCATAATCAGCACAAAGCTGCTAGTGATGAAGTTCGTCACGGACAACGGATCTGTAAGGTCCATAAAAGGAGAGTTGGAAACGATGGTCGCTTGCGACAATGCCAGCCTCTCTTTGAGGAAAAAGTCCAAAGAAGTATCAGGGGTGTTCCTCGCCGACCTGGATGCCCGGGTAGATGATAACCCCAGATAA
- the LOC112705172 gene encoding probable UDP-glucosyl transferase 73B6 yields the protein MEEEQPLKIYFIPFLAAGHMIPHCDIARLFASRGHHVTILTTPANSQIIRNSIPHHPNFAVHTVHFPSQEVGLPDGLESLSTVTDMVNLYKVYQATTMLRDPIEDFVGNHPPDCIVGDFMFPWVDDLANKLRIPRFAFNGFCLFTLCAIESLKAHPIPLDASPPFLLHGLPHPVTLKTAPPTNIKEVLDAMIEIELRSNGLIVNNFAELDGEEYIQYYERTTGHKAWHLGPACLLHRTVEEKAQRGQKSVLSAHKCMSWLDSKKQNSVVYICFGSLCYFPDNQLYEIACAVEASGCEFVWVVPEKKGKENEEEEEKQKWLPKGFEERNSKKGMIIRGWAPQVLILEHPAVGAFVTHCGWNSTVEAVSAGVPMITWPVHGEQFYNEKLVSDVRGIGVEVGADEWGTVGFGEREKLVGREDIERALRRLMDGGDEAQEIRGRTKEFGKKARVAVQEGGSSYNNLTALIDELKRLRCCKTTP from the coding sequence ATGGAAGAAGAGCAGCCACTCAAAATCTACTTCATCCCCTTCCTGGCCGCCGGTCACATGATCCCTCACTGCGACATAGCAAGACTCTTTGCCTCACGTGGACATCACGTGACCATCCTCACCACCCCTGCCAACTCCCAAATCATCCGCAATTCCATTCCTCACCACCCCAACTTCGCCGTCCACACCGTCCACTTCCCTTCCCAAGAGGTAGGCCTTCCCGACGGCCTTGAGAGCCTCTCCACCGTAACCGACATGGTCAACCTCTACAAGGTCTACCAAGCCACCACCATGCTCCGCGACCCTATTGAGGACTTCGTGGGGAACCACCCACCGGATTGCATCGTCGGCGACTTCATGTTCCCGTGGGTGGACGACTTGGCTAACAAGCTTCGCATCCCAAGGTTTGCCTTCAATGGCTTCTGCCTCTTTACCCTCTGCGCCATTGAATCACTGAAAGCTCATCCTATTCCTCTCGATGCTTCTCCACCGTTTCTCCTCCACGGTCTTCCTCACCCTGTCACTCTAAAAACAGCGCCGCCAACGAACATAAAAGAGGTGTTGGATGCGATGATAGAGATAGAGCTCAGAAGCAATGGACTAATAGTCAACAACTTCGCAGAGCTCGACGGAGAAGAGTACATCCAGTACTACGAGAGAACAACGGGACACAAGGCATGGCATCTTGGACCTGCGTGTCTTCTTCACAGAACCGTTGAAGAAAAAGCGCAGAGAGGACAGAAGAGCGTGTTGAGCGCTCACAAGTGTATGAGCTGGCTCGATTCCAAGAAACAAAATTCGGTGGTTTACATATGCTTTGGGAGTCTCTGCTACTTCCCGGATAACCAGCTTTACGAGATAGCATGCGCGGTGGAAGCATCGGGTTGCGAGTTCGTGTGGGTGGTGCCGGAGAAGAAGGGAAAGGAgaatgaggaagaggaagagaaacaGAAGTGGCTGCCAAAGGGGTTTGAGGAAAGGAATTCAAAGAAGGGAATGATTATAAGAGGGTGGGCCCCGCAGGTTCTGATATTGGAACACCCTGCTGTAGGAGCGTTTGTTACCCACTGTGGGTGGAATTCCACCGTGGAAGCCGTTAGTGCTGGGGTGCCAATGATAACGTGGCCGGTGCATGGTGAACAATTCTATAATGAGAAGCTGGTAAGTGATGTGCGTGGAATCGGCGTGGAGGTTGGGGCGGATGAGTGGGGGACTGTTGGGTTTGGGGAGAGAGAGAAGTTGGTTGGAAGAGAAGACATTGAAAGGGCCCTCAGGAGGTTGATGGACGGTGGCGATGAAGCTCAAGAAATCAGAGGGCGCACAAAGGAGTTTGGGAAGAAGGCTCGAGTTGCCGTTCAAGAAGGTGGATCGTCTTACAATAATTTGACGGCTCTGATTGATGAACTTAAACGGTTGAGATGCTGTAAGACAACACCTTAA